In Actinoplanes lobatus, the DNA window TCCCCTGCTGCTGAGGCTGGCCCGGCTGACGCCGAGCGAGATGGCGTCGATGATGCCGCCGTTCGCCGCGCCGGAGATCGCCGTTCTGGCGGCGAACTGGCTGGCCCGGCTCAAGAGCGTCCGGCCGGATGCGCTGGCGTGGCTGCTGCGGCACCCGTCCACGGCCGCCCGCGCACTCGTCCCGCCAGCCCTCGGCAAGCCCGGCAAGGCCCGGCAGAATGCGGAGAACGCGCTGGTCACCCTGCACACCAACGGTCACTCCGAGGCGGTCCGCGCAGCCGCACGGGGGTACGGTCCGGAGGCCGCGGACGCGATCGAGACCCTGCTCGATTCCGATCCGCTCACCCTCGTCCCCACCAAGGTCCCACCGGCTCCGGCCTGGGCCGATCCCAGCCTGCTCAAGCCGGTGCTGCTGCGCGACGGCTCCGGGGCGCTTCCCGCCGAGCCGGTGACGAACCTGGTCACCGTGCTGGCGATGTCCCGGCTCGGTGAGCCGTACCCGGCTCTGGACCGGATCGTCGAGACGTGCGATCCGGCGAGCCTGGCCACGTTCGCCTGGAGCCTCTTCGAGCGGTGGCAGGCGTCCGGAGGCGTCTCGAAGGAGAACTGGGCACTCGACGCGCTCGGCCTGCTCGGTGACGACGAGACGGTCCGGCGGCTCACCCCGCTGATCCTGGCCTGGCCCGGCGAGGGCGGGCACACCAAGGCGGTCACCGGGTTGCGGGTGCTCGCCACCATCGGCAGCGACGTGGCCCTCATGCACCTGCACCACATCGCCCAGCGCGCCAGGTTCACCGGGCTCAAGACCGCCGCCCGGCAGAAGATGGACGAGGTGGCGGCCGATCTGGGGCTGACCGCCGAGCAACTGGCCGACCGGCTCGTCCCCGACCTGGGTCTGGAGACGGACGGCAGCCTGCGCCTCGACTACGGTCCCCGGCAGTTCGTGGTGGGCTTCGACGAGCAATTGCGGCCGTTCGTGACGGACGCCGACGGCAAGCGGCTCAAGGCTCTGCCCAAGCCCGGGGTGCGCGACGACGCGGAGCTGGCGCCGGCGGCGTACCAACGGTTCTCCGCGCTGAAGAAGGACGTCCGGACGATCGCGGCCGACCAGGTCCGCCGGCTGGAACGAGCCATGGTCACGAACCGGCGGTGGAGCGGGGCCGACTTCCGGCGACTCTTCGCCGAGCACCCGCTCGTCTGGCACATCGTGCGCCGCCTGGTCTGGGTCACGTTCGACGCCGACGGTGTGCCGGCCGGATCGTTCCGGGTCGCCGAAGACCGCTCGTTCACCACGGTGGACGACGAGGAGACCACGCTGGCCGACGACGCCGTGGTCGGGCTGGCGCACCCGCTGCACCTCGGCGACGATGTGGCGGCCTGGGGCGAGGTGTTCGCCGACTACGAGATCCTGCAACCGTTCCCGCAGCTCGGACGGCCGGTCTACGCCCTCGGTGAGGGCGAGCGCACGGGCGCACGGCTGGCCCGGTTCGAGGGCGTCAAGGTGCCGACCACCAGGGTGCTCGGGCTGGAGCGGCGCGGCTGGCGCCGGGAGGCGCCACAGGACGCGGGCATTCAGGGCCACATCGAGTTCGTCATCGCCCCCGGCCTGGAGATGGTCGTCGAACTGGAACCGGGCATCGCGATCGGGGCCCTCGACCTCCTTCCGGACCAGCAGTTGGAGCGGGTTTACCTGCACAACGGCACCGGCAACCGGTGGCGCTCGGAGGGCCACCTCACCCTCGATCGGCTCGATCCGGTGACCGTCTCCGAACTTCTCCACGACCTGGGGGAGCTGACCAAGCCATAGGGCCCCTTTTCATCACGCGCCCGGCCGCGCGGCCGGGCGCGGCTCGGGGCGGCGGGGCGGGGCGGGTGCTTGGCGCCCGCGCGGGCGCCAAGCGTGGGTGGGGTCAGGCGGCGGGGGCCAGGTCTTCCGGATTCTCCGGGTAGTGGGCGCCGAGTTCGACGAAGATGTCGGCGTTGCAGCGGAAGGCGAGCTGGGCCTCGGCCACCATGGCCTCGGCCTGGTCCTCGGTCAGGTCGAGGGCGTCGAGTCGCGCCCGGTAGGCGATCTTGTAGGCGCGCGGGTCGGGGATCTGTTCGAAGCGGTAGAACGAGGTGCCCGCCTCGCCCAGGCCGTAGAGGTTGGCCAGGGTGCGGCCGATCATCTGGCCGCCGCTGAGGTCGCCCAGGTAGCGGACGTAGTGGTGGGCGATGAAGTGGGTGGGTGAGGTGGCCGCCCGCGCACGGAGGCGCTCGGCGTAGCGGCGGGTGGAGTCGAGAACGGTGATGGCCGACTCCCAGTCCGGGCCGTAGAGGTGGGCCAGGTCGGCCTCCAGGGACGGCACCCGGGTCAGCGCCGGATCGGCGAAGCCCGCGACCAGCTCGGCGACCGAACCCGCGGCCGCACGGTCGGAAGCCGGGCCGGATGGCGAAGCGGCGGTCGCGCGGTCGGCGGGGGACGACGGCGCGGCGGTGCGCATGTGGGAGGCGGCGGACTCCAGCTCGCGGTAGATGGTCAGGTACTGCGCGGTCAGGGCGGCGTAACCGGCCATCGGCACCGAACCGGCCATCAGGCGGGAGATGAAGCTGCGGGTCTCGGCCTCACGGTGTTCAACCATGGTGGCGCGGCGGATGCGGGTGGAGAAGTCGGTCATCTCGGCTCGTCCTTCCTGATCATCGAGTTGGTGGCGCGGCCGAGGGGCACGGGGATGCGACACGACGTCGATGTCATCTCGATCATCCTCATTGAGCGGCCGCCGGGTCCAGACCCGTTGGGCGGTTCTTCAGCCGCCTGCGGGACAGCCCGCGGCGGACAAGTCGGAAGGCGAGGTACAAGATACCCACCGCCAGCAGGGCAATCAGGGCCCATGGCCAAGCCCAGACGGACGTGCCCCGGGTGACTTCGGGGAGCTTTCGGTCGAAGCTCGCGGGTTCCAGGGCCACCTCGGCGGTGAGCCGGACCGTGGGCTGGACGCCCAGGATCCGCTCGGTGACGGCTACCGAGCCACCGGGCAGCAGCTCGGGGATCTCCATCGCCTCGGTGCCGGCCAGCCGCCAGCCGAACGGGCCGTTCACCCGCACCGAGCCGGTGCCGCCGAGACGGACGTTGCCGGTGTTGCGGACCAGGTAGCGGACGGTCATCACACCGCCGTCGGCCGGGTTCGTGGAGGCCGTGTACTCGAGCCGTACCGTATCGATCTTCAAGGTCGGCGCGGTGGCGCCCGCGACCGTGAGATAGACGCGGGCCGCGACCCGGCGGTCCACCAGGACCTTTCGGCCCTGGGCGTTGGTGGTCTCCTCGGCGATCGAGGCGATCACCCCGCCGGCGTGGTCGCCGGGGGTGGCGTCGGCCGGGACGGCGATCGCGAACGGCACGTCCAGCCGGGTGTTCGCCGGCACCGTGTACTCGGTAGCGCCCAGGGCGATCCACGAGCCCACGTCGGTGGCCTTCTGTGCGGCCGGGAGCAGCGCGAACGACCCGTCCTCGGTGTTGTAGGCGTCGGTGCCGTAGACCGTGAAGGTCATCGGCCGGGCGGTCAGGTTGGTGATGCCGACGTAGTCGGTGAGGCGCTCGCCGGGCGCCGCGCGCCGGATGATGAAGTCGCGGCCGTCCGGGCCTTTCGCGCTCGACGGCTGCACGGACCACCGCACATCCGAGCCACTCGGCGCGGCCTGGGCCAGGGCCGGCGCGGCGAGAGCCGGGATCGGCGCGGCGAGAGCCGGGATCGGCGCGGCCAGAGCCGGGATCGGCGGCGCTGTCAGAAGAAGAACCGCGGCCAGGACGCCTCGGAGGACCATGCTGCTCCTTACGATGGGGCGGGCCGGCCGGGGATTGTTGCGGAATCCCCGGCCGGTTCCCTCACCCACGAATGCCGGGCGACGCCCGGATCAGGCGAGCGTCAGGGTGAGCACCGCGCTGTACTCACCCGCTGCGCTGGACTCGGGGATACCGAGGTTGAGGGCGGCGCCGCAGGTGGCGCTGCCGAGGCTGCTTCCGGTCTCGGCGGTGCACAGGGTGCGGCTGGCGCCGAGGCCGGCGCCGGGGGCCACCGGGGCGCCGGCGGTCACCGCGTTCTTGGCGCCGTTCGCCGCGACCAGACCGCTGGTGGCGACCTGGGCGCTCGGGGTCCAGCCGAGGTTGGCCGCCGGGATGACGGCCCCGCCGGCCGCGGTGAACTCGGTGACCTGACCGACCAGGTCCCATCCGGCGCTGGTGCCGCGCAGGTCGCTGACGGTGACCGCGTTGAGGTTGCCGGTCGCGGTCTGGCCCGGCGTCGCCGCCGAGAGCGCCACGGCCGAACCCGCCGAGGTCAGGGTCAGGGCGCCGCCGGAGACGGCCGCCGTGACGGTCTGCGCCGCGGAGCCGCCGCCACTGCCCGGGTCGGTGGGATCGGTCGGGTCGGTCGGATCCGTCGGGTCCTCGTCAGAGGCCGACGCCGACCCGGTCACCGGGTCGAGCGCGGTGCCGGCCGGGTAGAACCCGGCGAACGCCGACGCGCCGGACGCGGTCAGCGTGGCGGCGAGCGCGTTGAACGAGACGTCGCCGTCGGTGACCGTGGGGGCCGTGGTCACCAGGGTGGCGATCTCGGCCTGGTCCAGGTGCTGGTCGGTGGCGCCGTTGTCGGCGACCAGGTCGACGTCGGCCTTGAGCGAGCCGGTGCCGTCCCCGTCCACGACCAGGGTCGGGTTGGAGACGGTGATCTCGAACAGATGCGCGGGGTACGAGAAGACGACCGTTCCGCCGTAGCTGACAGTTGCGGTGCCAGCTGCGGCGTCGTAGGTGCCCCCGGTGGCCGGGAAGTCGAACGTGCCGTCCGTGTTCCGGGTCGCCCCGTTGCTCGTGGCGATCGGCGGGGTGCCGTTGCCGGTCGAGACGTACGCCCGGAACGAGGCCTTGAAGCCCCAGTCCAGGCTGCCGCCGGCAACGTCGACCGGGGCGGCGAAGGCCGGCGTGACAGCGGTCAGCGCCGACGCGGCACCCAGGGCGATCGCGCCGGCGAGGAGTGCGGCCCGATGCGGGCCGTTACGTGTGCCCATGTTTTGCCTCCGATGAGCTTCGATTCAGGTTCGGTTAGGGTAGCCTCACCTAACTCACATGATCAATCAAGGGCATGCGAGATCCGAATCCGGGATGGAGGACGCGGTGCGCATCGGGTCGCGGGCGGCGGTCGCCGCCATGGCACTGCTCGTGGTCGCCACGACCAGCTCACCCGCGCTGGCGGCGCGACGGCTCTCGGTCTCCAAGACCAGGGGCCTGGACCGGGCCGGCGAGACGGTCACCGTCACCGGTCGCGGGTACGACGTCACGAAGGGCATCTACGTCGCGTTCTGCCTGGACAACGGCCCCGGGGTGCTGCCGTCGCCGTGCGGGGGCGGGGCCGACACGTCGGGCGGTTCGGGCGCCTCGGTGTGGGTCTCGTCGAATCCACCCTCCTATGCGGAGGGACTGACCATCCCGTACGGCAAGGGCGGCTCGTTCACGGTGTCGCTACGGGTCACCCGGATGATCGGCGACATCGACTGCGCGGTTCGGGGCTGCGCCGTCGTGACCCGAAACGATCACACCCGGACCGCCGACCGGTCGCAGGACGTGCGCATCCCGATCCGGTTCGCGGCGGCGGCCGGTGGAACCACGACGACTCCAGCGCCCACCGGGACCGTGCGGACCACCGCGAAACCGGGCACCAGGCAGTCCGCCCCGGTCGGGCCGCCGACCGGCCGGCTCGCGACCGCCGCACCACCGGCGGCCACGACGGCCGTCGCGTTGCAGGCCGGCGAACCCGCGCTGAACCGTACGAGCAACGCCACACCGCTCGGTCACTGGTGGGCGATCGGTAGCGCGTTCCTGGCCGGCGCCCTGGCGGCCGGCGTGATCGGCCGCATCCGCCGACGCGGGCGGCAGTGACCGTGCCGCCGCGCAGCGCCGACCGGCCGTGCCACAGCGCCGCCTCGATCCAGGTGGGCCCGCGAGAGGAAGGGCAGAACCAGCCATGATCCGTCGTATCGCCGTCGTCGTGGTGAGCGCGACCGTCCTGCTGACCGGTGGCTGCACCACGGTCAGCGAGGTGGGCCCGGAAACCGCGAGCACCTGTGGCATCGCCACCGCGCGACTGGCCGACGAGGACGTCAGCCCGCTCGACCCGCGCCCCACCCCGCAACTGCCGGTCACGGTGAAATCGGCGGACGGGCGCGACGTCACCATCCGGTCGGCCGACCGGATCCTGGCCGTCAACCTGTACGGCTCACTCGCCGAGATCGTCTTCAGCCTGGGCCTCGGTGACCGGGTGATCGGCCGGGACACCTCGACGGCCTTCCCGTCGGCGGCAAAACTTCCGCTGGTCACACCGCAGGGGCACGACCTGTCGGCGGAGGCGGTCCTGGCGCTGGACCCGACCGTGCTGATCGCCGACGACAGCATCGGCCCGGCCACCGTGCTGAAGCAGATCCGGGACGCCGGCATCCCGGTGGTCATCGTCGACGACGAGCAGACCCTGGAGCGGATCCCGGACCACATCCGGGCGGTGGCCGGGGCGCTGGGCGTCGCCGAGGCCGGGGAACGCCTGGTCACCCGGGTACAAGGGGAGATCGACACGGCCCGGGCGTCGGCGCCGAGGAACGGAACGCCGCCGCGGATCGCGTTCCTCTACGTCCGGGGCACGGCCGGGGTCTTCATGATCGGCGGGGACGGGGCCGGTTCGGACGCGATGATCGAGGCGATCGGCGCGGTGGACGCGGGCACCGCCGCGGGGCTGGCGAAGTTCCGGCCGCTGACCAGCGAAGGGCTGATCAACGCGGCGCCGGACGTGATCCTCGTGATGACCGAGGGCCTCAAGTCGGTCGGCGGGGTGGACGGGCTGCTCGAACTGCCGGGGGTGGCGCAGACCCCGGCCGGGATCAACCGCCGGATCATCGACATGGAGGACGGCATCCTGCTGAACTTCGGTGCGCGTACCGGCAAGGCGGTCGAGGCGCTGGCCAAGGCGGTCTACGGCCCGTGCTGAGGAAGGTCGAAAGGCGCGCGCTCAGCCCGTACAAGAGCATGGTTCTGATCGTGGGGTTGG includes these proteins:
- a CDS encoding DUF4132 domain-containing protein translates to MRSTFVFPSGWYRYRSARRGSAGVAAFVPSAKARAAVDADTAHHQVRLRQWLGAPTTPEPIRADALAWLAGSPEASPLGAAAVPAIAQINRWDSTDWAHLYADVWISERGLRFAAEAAVGLLGLTVKDAFVPRGAANGDKTGVCPKAPGDVNRTGVADPSMLILLRVRQALAATSEKEYGEVKAALEPFRQGHVYERAAVSVLFPEERAWLEEDVAAAAGAHDEYLASLLFTAVGTPADVAALLPVASDYTMSSSLHMLSTLVEGVGPAAVPALFHWFDTGYHDAETLRRLLSVLTVLPGDEVARGLIERIDRKYVSPALLEHADRYPEPALRLLAEAAGKREIAELLRAHLLKHRDLAAGVTAGLSPEAAGRVERILAEEAVAAPPAPLSAVPPVLADPPWKRATKPVKPVVITGLTCDDPTSLDWPEGERERWSKTRIHRYGGDREWESYASQINTARLGAREAAVLFLDAPEETARRAMADWDPSNTWSAGTYMRPVVARHGIDALPLLLRLARLTPSEMASMMPPFAAPEIAVLAANWLARLKSVRPDALAWLLRHPSTAARALVPPALGKPGKARQNAENALVTLHTNGHSEAVRAAARGYGPEAADAIETLLDSDPLTLVPTKVPPAPAWADPSLLKPVLLRDGSGALPAEPVTNLVTVLAMSRLGEPYPALDRIVETCDPASLATFAWSLFERWQASGGVSKENWALDALGLLGDDETVRRLTPLILAWPGEGGHTKAVTGLRVLATIGSDVALMHLHHIAQRARFTGLKTAARQKMDEVAADLGLTAEQLADRLVPDLGLETDGSLRLDYGPRQFVVGFDEQLRPFVTDADGKRLKALPKPGVRDDAELAPAAYQRFSALKKDVRTIAADQVRRLERAMVTNRRWSGADFRRLFAEHPLVWHIVRRLVWVTFDADGVPAGSFRVAEDRSFTTVDDEETTLADDAVVGLAHPLHLGDDVAAWGEVFADYEILQPFPQLGRPVYALGEGERTGARLARFEGVKVPTTRVLGLERRGWRREAPQDAGIQGHIEFVIAPGLEMVVELEPGIAIGALDLLPDQQLERVYLHNGTGNRWRSEGHLTLDRLDPVTVSELLHDLGELTKP
- a CDS encoding biliverdin-producing heme oxygenase — its product is MTDFSTRIRRATMVEHREAETRSFISRLMAGSVPMAGYAALTAQYLTIYRELESAASHMRTAAPSSPADRATAASPSGPASDRAAAGSVAELVAGFADPALTRVPSLEADLAHLYGPDWESAITVLDSTRRYAERLRARAATSPTHFIAHHYVRYLGDLSGGQMIGRTLANLYGLGEAGTSFYRFEQIPDPRAYKIAYRARLDALDLTEDQAEAMVAEAQLAFRCNADIFVELGAHYPENPEDLAPAA
- a CDS encoding WxL protein peptidoglycan domain-containing protein yields the protein MVLRGVLAAVLLLTAPPIPALAAPIPALAAPIPALAAPALAQAAPSGSDVRWSVQPSSAKGPDGRDFIIRRAAPGERLTDYVGITNLTARPMTFTVYGTDAYNTEDGSFALLPAAQKATDVGSWIALGATEYTVPANTRLDVPFAIAVPADATPGDHAGGVIASIAEETTNAQGRKVLVDRRVAARVYLTVAGATAPTLKIDTVRLEYTASTNPADGGVMTVRYLVRNTGNVRLGGTGSVRVNGPFGWRLAGTEAMEIPELLPGGSVAVTERILGVQPTVRLTAEVALEPASFDRKLPEVTRGTSVWAWPWALIALLAVGILYLAFRLVRRGLSRRRLKNRPTGLDPAAAQ
- a CDS encoding HtaA domain-containing protein, with product MGTRNGPHRAALLAGAIALGAASALTAVTPAFAAPVDVAGGSLDWGFKASFRAYVSTGNGTPPIATSNGATRNTDGTFDFPATGGTYDAAAGTATVSYGGTVVFSYPAHLFEITVSNPTLVVDGDGTGSLKADVDLVADNGATDQHLDQAEIATLVTTAPTVTDGDVSFNALAATLTASGASAFAGFYPAGTALDPVTGSASASDEDPTDPTDPTDPTDPGSGGGSAAQTVTAAVSGGALTLTSAGSAVALSAATPGQTATGNLNAVTVSDLRGTSAGWDLVGQVTEFTAAGGAVIPAANLGWTPSAQVATSGLVAANGAKNAVTAGAPVAPGAGLGASRTLCTAETGSSLGSATCGAALNLGIPESSAAGEYSAVLTLTLA
- a CDS encoding heme/hemin ABC transporter substrate-binding protein, coding for MIRRIAVVVVSATVLLTGGCTTVSEVGPETASTCGIATARLADEDVSPLDPRPTPQLPVTVKSADGRDVTIRSADRILAVNLYGSLAEIVFSLGLGDRVIGRDTSTAFPSAAKLPLVTPQGHDLSAEAVLALDPTVLIADDSIGPATVLKQIRDAGIPVVIVDDEQTLERIPDHIRAVAGALGVAEAGERLVTRVQGEIDTARASAPRNGTPPRIAFLYVRGTAGVFMIGGDGAGSDAMIEAIGAVDAGTAAGLAKFRPLTSEGLINAAPDVILVMTEGLKSVGGVDGLLELPGVAQTPAGINRRIIDMEDGILLNFGARTGKAVEALAKAVYGPC